One segment of Brassica napus cultivar Da-Ae chromosome C3, Da-Ae, whole genome shotgun sequence DNA contains the following:
- the LOC111213856 gene encoding uncharacterized protein LOC111213856, translating into MTNFWCAAFCLPQACVDEIENMCSDFLWSGNPNITSEDKVAWEEYLLRGETFWDARDTGQGSLLWRKLLRLKALEKQLIRMDIRDGCMGFRNCRDIHIQEVVEDVVRFPLSLVATEDDGVSWKRGAGDYSDHFVAAETWHQLRERKTEVFWHKLVWLPQGVPRYAFITGLAVRDRLATGHRTHQWGKRSSVFTVENRMRRETTFSLHVPLHSHSG; encoded by the exons ATGACAAACTTTTGGTGTGCTGCGTTCTGCCTCCCACAAGCGTGTGTTGATGAGATAGAAAATATGTGCTCTGACTTCTTGTGGAGTGGAAATCCTAATATTACTTCTGAGGACAAGGTTGCTTGGGAGGAG TACCTTCTTCGTGGTGAGACCTTTTGGGATGCAAGGGATACAGGACAAGGCTCGTTGCTATGGAGGAAGTTGTTGAGACTTAAAGCCTTAGAAAAGCAACTTATCAGGATGGATATCAGAGACGGCTGTATG GGGTTCCGCAACTGTCGTGACATTCACATTCAAGAAGTAGTCGAGGATGTTGTTCGTTTTCCTCTTTCTCTCGTTGCAACAGAAGATGATGGTGTTTCTTGGAAGCGGGGTGCTGGTGACTATAGTGATCATTTTGTAGCAGCGGAAACTTGGCATCAACTCCGAGAACGCAAGACTGAAGTCTTTTGGCATAAGTTAGTCTGGCTCCCTCAGGGGGTACCTCGCTATGCTTTCATCACGGGGCTGGCTGTGCGAGACAGGCTTGCAACAGGTCACCGTACGCACCAATGGGGGAAACGCAGTTCTGTCTTTACTGTGGAGAACCGGATGAGACGCGAGACCACATTTTCTTTGCATGTCCCTTTACATTCACACTCTGGTTAA